In Parasegetibacter sp. NRK P23, the genomic stretch TGGCTTCAATCCTTTTTGTTCCTGGTTCTTCCATTCGGCGAGCCGGCGTGCGGCCACTTTTACCCCATCGTTGTTAAAACCCATGCGGTTGATGAGCGCGCCATCTTTCGGTAAACGGAACAGGCGCGGCTTCTCATTGCCATCCTGTGGTTTCGGTGTAACCGTTCCTATTTCCACGGAGCCGAAGCCCAATGCACGCAGTTCCCGGAGGTAGCGGGCATTTTTATCGAACCCGGCGGCCAGTCCTACCGGATTTCTGAAAGTAAGTCCGAAAACTTTTTTGGCCAGCGATGCCGGCGGTGTCATCGACGCGGCAATGGCGTTCTTCGCGGGCGCTATCCCACAAACGCCTTGTAAACTGTTCATCGCCAGATAGTGAACAGTTTCAGGATCAACGAGGAAAAGCAGGTTTCTGAGCAGTGAATACATAATGGCTGCGAAGATAGCCAGACTATCGCTAAAAAATTTTAAGTTGTTTATGCAACTTTTCCGAAATTTGTTTAGTTTTATAGGAGTGACCTTATCCGAGTCTCCAATACTTTTATAAAAATTTCACCATGCAGGAAGCCTACATCATAGCTGGTTTCAGAACCGCGGTCGGGAAATCGAAGCGCGGGGGATTCAGGTTTACACGGCCTGATGACCTTGCCGTGGAAGTGATCAAAGGATTGATGGCCAGCGTTCCTGCGCTTGACCCTGCCAGGGTTGACGATGTGATCGTGGGGAATGCGGTGCCGGAAGCGGAACAGGGTTTACAGGTGGGAAGAATCATAGCAGCAAGGGCTTTGGGTATCGAAGTTCCGGGCATGACGGTGAACAGGTATTGCGCCTCCGGACTGGAAACCATCGCCATCGCCACCGCCAAGATCAGGAGCGGACAGGCGGAATGTATTGTGGCAGGCGGAACGGAAAGCATGAGCCTGGTGCCTACCGCAGGATGGAAAACAGCCCCGGCTTATTCCATCGCATCAGAAGAACCGGATTATTACCTGAGCATGGGGCTTACAGCAGAAGCAGTGGCAAAAGAATACAATGTAAGCAGGGAAGACCAGGACCAGTTCGCGTTGCAATCACACGAAAAAGCCATAAATGCAATCCAAAAAGGCATTTTTAAGGAGGGAATTCTACCCATAACCGTGGAGCATGTATATTTGGACCCCTCGGGTAAAAAACAAAAAGCTTCTTTTGTTGTTGACACGGACGAGGGTCCCAGACCTGATACTACGCTCGAGGCACTGGGAAAATTGAAGCCGGTATTCGCTGCGGGAGGAATGGTAACAGCGGGCAACTCGTCTCAAACAAGTGATGGAGCCGCTTTCGTGATCGTGATGGGAGAAAAAATGGTGAATGAACTGGGGTTAAAACCAATCGCCCGCCTTATCGCCTGCGC encodes the following:
- a CDS encoding acetyl-CoA C-acyltransferase, with amino-acid sequence MQEAYIIAGFRTAVGKSKRGGFRFTRPDDLAVEVIKGLMASVPALDPARVDDVIVGNAVPEAEQGLQVGRIIAARALGIEVPGMTVNRYCASGLETIAIATAKIRSGQAECIVAGGTESMSLVPTAGWKTAPAYSIASEEPDYYLSMGLTAEAVAKEYNVSREDQDQFALQSHEKAINAIQKGIFKEGILPITVEHVYLDPSGKKQKASFVVDTDEGPRPDTTLEALGKLKPVFAAGGMVTAGNSSQTSDGAAFVIVMGEKMVNELGLKPIARLIACASAGVHPRIMGIGPVAAIPKALRQAGLQQSQIDLVELNEAFASQSLAVIRTLDLDPSIVNINGGAIALGHPLGCTGCKLTVQLTHDLKRLNKKYGIVSACVGGGQGIAGIIENIN